CGCGCTGACGATTTCGGCGAGCCTGGCGCAGATCGGCGAATTCTCCTTCATCCTCGCCGGGCTCGGCGTCTCGCTCAAGCTGCTGCCCGAGCAGGGTCGGGACCTGATCCTGGCCGGCGCGATCTTCTCGATCGTGCTCAACCCGCTGCTGTTCAAGCTGGTCGACCACTTCGCCCCGCCCGAGCCGGCGCCAGCCAAGCCGAAGCCAGCCGAGGCAGTACCTGTGCCGACACCGGAGGCTCAAGCAGCTGCGTCGGAGCCCGAGCCCGCTCCTGCCCCCGAACGCGACATCGCGCCAACCGCGCTCACCGACCATATCGTCGTCGTCGGCTATGGCCGCGTCGGCTCGTTGCTCGGCGCCGGCCTTTCGGCGATGGGCGAGAAGCTGCTGGTGATCGAGGATCAGGACGATGGCATTGCCGCGGCCCGCCGCGACGGCGCCGAGGTGCTAGTCGGCAATGCCGCCGATCCGGAGGTGCTCGCCGCCGCCGGGCTGGCGCGGGCAAAACGCCTCTTCGTCGCCATCCCCGGCAGCTTCGAGGCCGGCCAGGTCTGCGAGCAGGCCCGCAGTCAGAATCCGGGGCTGCCAATCATCGCCCGGGCCCATTCCGTCGCCGAGGTCGAGCACCTCAGGGAATGCGGCGCCAGCCGCACCATCATGGGCGAGGCCGAAATCGCCCGCGCCATGCTGGCGCTTTGCGGCAGGAAGGGCGAGGAACCGGCGCCGGACGCGGCCTGAGTCCGGCTAGCTTTCCTCGTCCATCAACGGATGCAGGTCGCGCACCATGCTCTTAAGCCGCTCGTCGAGGATGTGGGTGTAGATCTGTGTCGTCGCGATGTCGGCATGCCCCAGCAGCTCCTGCACGACGCGCAGGTCGGCGCCATTCTGCAGGAGATGACTGGCGAAGGCGTGGCGCAGCACATGCGGCGAGACTTTCGCCGGCGAGAGGCCTACCGCCGCTGCGAGCGATTTGAGGTCGCGCCCGAAGGCCTGGCGGGTCAGGTGCCCGCTCTCGCCATCGGAGGGAAAGAGCCAGCGCCCCTCGGCCGCGCCCTGCTCGCGCAACAGGGCGAGATGCACCGAGGCCGCCACGCGCGCCGCGTCGTTCAGCGGCACCAGCCGGTCCTTGTCGCCCTTGCCGCGCACGACAAGGAAGCGTTCGCGCGTGGTCGCGGCCGAGAGCGGCAGCGCGATCAGCTCCGAAACGCGTAGGCCGGTGGCGTAA
This sequence is a window from Bosea vestrisii. Protein-coding genes within it:
- a CDS encoding site-specific tyrosine recombinase XerD is translated as MSKQARSWLNGFLDMLAAERGAAKNTLDAYERDLDDYLGFAASQGGPAAITADDVRAYLVDLSERGLKASSAARRLSAVRQFHRFLYTEGLAGGDPTAAIEGPRLGRPLPKVLSVAEVDRLIGTAQQMAEQAEQSPAARARSVRMRCLIEMLYATGLRVSELIALPLSAATTRERFLVVRGKGDKDRLVPLNDAARVAASVHLALLREQGAAEGRWLFPSDGESGHLTRQAFGRDLKSLAAAVGLSPAKVSPHVLRHAFASHLLQNGADLRVVQELLGHADIATTQIYTHILDERLKSMVRDLHPLMDEES